The Tachysurus vachellii isolate PV-2020 chromosome 15, HZAU_Pvac_v1, whole genome shotgun sequence nucleotide sequence atggaattatgcaaaaattctttttgtggactacagttcagagttcaacaccataattccctccacgctcacctctaagttggaggtcctgggactcagcctgccgctgtgtcaatggatctccaacttcctgacagacagaccacaagtcGTACGGATGGGCgaacacacctcatccaccctcaccctcagcactagagcaccccagggttgtgttctgagccccctgctgtactcactgtacacatatgactgtggccacttccaactccaccaccatcatcaagtgtGCTGACGACACTGtcgtggtgggcctgatctccaacaacggtGAGACAGCCTActtacaggagactaaaaacctggagagatggtgccaggagaacaatcttctcttgaatgtcagcaagactaaggagttgatagtggacttcagcacaaagcaggagcggtcatacaTCATGATGCTAAACATCAACAGGACCCCAgtagagagagtggacagtttccgatacctgggtgttcacatcacacaggaccttggtcctgtcacatcaacaccctggtgaagaaggcccggcagcatctgtaccatctgagacgcttaagggacttcaaactaccctctcaggtgctaaagactttctacaccattgagagcgtcctgacgggtagcatccCTTCCtagttcgggaacagcaccctGCAGGACAGgtgagccctccagagggtggtgtggtcagctgaacgtaccatccacaccaagctccctgacctgcaggacatctacagcacgcggtgccggaccagggccaggaagattgtaaaggatctcagccatccaaacaatggactcttttctttgttgcgctCAGGAAAACGCTCttgctccttgaaagcaaacacagagagaatgaggagaagcttcttcccacaggccattcggagtttaaaacagtaaacacccaggatctggatctagatctggatctagtactggacctctccccttcactgttttcctgcacaccttttttgcactgacactttaactctggactgtcactttaactcgggacttgcacagcacagtaccaACTTTATACaccttatacacaccatactgcacatggacactttaaggacaataattaaaaccacatgcatttatgtatatttatgtatatgtatatacattatttttcacttatattttcatattttcacattttatatagtttatttttatatagtatatacttttttattttatttatctacctccttttggttatattttttatcccaaattgcattccttatgtttgaataccggacacatgcaaaaagcatttcactgcatgtcgtactctgtatgtatgtgtaagtgacaaataaaatttgatttgatttgatttgacaggTTCTTGATTTAACTGTTCTGAAGAAGGACAATACAACCTGCCTAACTGACTACAGCCCTGTGGCATGAACATCAgttatggaaatatttttatgaaattatttgaAAAACTAGTTTTCTCTCAACTCAAGtctcaaattaaaattttaactaattttatttcaaatctaaATTATTTACACAACTTTGGATATATTTTCTGAGCGCATGCATAGAGATGAGATGGTGAAATACATTATGTGTGTGGATGGGAGGGTACGCAGTGGATCAGCGGCACTAATCCATCATTGTTTCCCCACAAGAAagaacagacccacatgggacTGGAAGAATAGTATATAGTGGCAAACACTAAAATGGTTTTGGAGTGTCCAGAAGCAAATCAGGAAACACATTGACCAATTATAAGACAAAGCACTTGGAACAATCTATGCATTGTTCCAAAAAGTAATATATGCCAGATTGTTTGGTTTCCTTTGCACAGTTTTGAGATTggaatttttgtttgtgttgttatatCAATGTAAAAAGGTCCATTGACAACAGATTTAACCTTAAGCAGTCCTAGTATTGTGTAATGGGCATGAAATTCTAGGTGAATATATTATTGAGAGAACCATTATCATTTGTCTAGTATTTTAGGCAAATATACTGCATTGAAATGATATGATTTGGAatgcaatattttattataatgattCATGATTTTCAAGACTATAACTTTCATATAAGGTGGCTGATCTGAAATCTTAGAAATCTTGAGATAATGTTAGCTACtgtacaaaatatttcattcataacATTCACACTTACTGGTTTTCATGATTTGGGAGAATGGAGGCCCATTCTAACTATTCCCTATCTTGTCATGTTTTTATTGTCTTCTAGTGCAAACCTTACaatcatatatttaattatttctcagAGGGCTCTTCATTCTCCTATGTGCATACTAATTTGTCTTATGGCAGTTGTGGATTTCTCTTTGCCAATATTTTGTGTACCAAATATGCTGCTAAGTTTCTTATTTGATTGGAAAGGAATTTCACTAGTGAGCTGTTTGatgcaaatgtttttcattcattttgttggTACATTTCATTCTACTATACTACTGTGGATGGCTCTGGATCGTTTTTTTGCTATATGTAGACCTCTTTATTACCACAAATACATGGGAATAACAAATCTTTTGAAGTTCATAATTTTTCCAGTTATCAGAAATGTGTTCTTAATTACCACAATGGTTTCTTGGGCTGGAAAATTGACTTTTTGTGCAACAAATGAGATAGATCACTGTTTTTGTGAACACATGGCATTAGTTCAGCTTGCGTGTGGAGATATTTCCATTAATAATGCATTAGGGCTTTTAGCTATTTTTCTTACAATaactgctgattttattttaatttcaatatCATATATAGTAATACTTTCTTCTGTACTGAAATCTGGCAAATCCTGCTTAAAGGCTTTTAACACCTGCATTACTCATATAATAGTCATGACAGTTAGTCTGGCTTTTGCTTTAATTGCCTTTATGTCATACAGAATAAGAAACAACATCTCTCCCTCCATTCGTGTCTTCCTGAGTACAATGTACTTGCTTTTTCCAAGCTGTTTTAATCCAATAATTTATGGAGTACGAACCAAAGAAATAAGAGAACAGTTTCTGAAAATTATGAAACATGTTAAGGTCTTTCCCAAGTAAACAAACAATGTATGTGGCATTGCATATTAATTAATGCTTTACAACAACCAAGTTGCTATatgataaaaacaatattatatatttttgtttttatataattccaTTGTGATTGTACAgttgaaataaatacagaataaatacagtTGATTGtacaatatgaaataaaaattaaacaaataaactacactaaactactaaCTACACTTAAGTTGATTGCTTGATTTTCATTCATTGGCTGTGATATGAAACACTTTTGAGAGGTGTGAAAGGAATTTAAACTGGTGTTGCAGCTCAAGGTGTCCATGCCTTTGCAAGTGTATCTCCCCATTCATTAGCTAGTTCACCAATATTGCCTGACAACTACCAACTGTTATTTTGAATGATGGATTGTGATACATTCATCCTGCCCTCTGGGGgttattaatatgttttttctgtttgatgTGAGATTTTTGGTATACCAgtggtttctttattttactattatttttttattttatatttaagggAATATACTTCAAAATGGCTTGCATTGTCAAATAAACAGCTCTCTCTCGTAgtttttttggcaaaaaaaaaaaaagcagccaaAGCATTCATGTGctttacatgtttacatttacattaagtgAAATAAACATATGACTAGGTTCATGGAAGTAAATGAGaatgatttgttcatttaaaaggtttgtttcatttaaagcCCTGATTCATTCACACATGATCACTACAATATCACAAGCTCTCAGTGAAAGGGAAGGCTCTTCCAGTCTGAGAGGTGATTTCCTTTTGAAGCAGATAAGTGATATTTCCTTCAGAATCACCTTCGACCAAACTAAACATGCTGCTATTCAAATAATCCTGTGAGACATCTCCCCAAACTACTACTTCtcagttccctgagaagggaatgagatACTTCATTGTAACCTTAAGACGAAATCTCCTTGCAGAAGCAATggctgaagctctgtgtgaaatcaTGCCAAGCAATTGGTTATTAATCTATAGGTCATGTGACAAAGCAGAGCACACTACTTGTCTGAAGGGAGAATGAGTGGATGCCCAGAGTGTGGCAAGTGACATAGCGTCTTGTTTCCTTCTAAAGTTAAACTAGTGTCATTCTCTTTCGAGGGAACTGCATTATGActtgacgctatgggaatgccaaGACCAACTACGTCAAAATCTGGGAAATGTCAGAACGTGTGACTATAGAAGCAGAGCACTGACTAGCCCTGTGAGATGTGGGACCCAGGTTTTGGGTGGGGAAACAGGTTCAGACTATAGAGCCTGATAAAAGTGTGTGGAGAGATCCTCTGCCACAACACAGATATCATGGAGGGCAACAACCCTAGTCACAGTACTGGATGAGGGATTAGCTCTAGTGGAGTGAACCCTAAAGCCTAGGGGTTAAAGGCATGCACTTTGTCCTGAATACCTGGTTGGCAGCCTCCACTACCCAATGTGCAAGGTGTTGCTTGGAGACAGGACAATATCTTTGTTTCAAGCAGTGAACATTGGCCTTTGCAATTAATCAAGATCAAGATCAAGTATGAGTGGTTCTGCAAGCCTCTGGGTACTCCTCATTCAAACGACTCTACAAGTCATAATGTGTCTaagttgaaaataaaattaagttcCAAATTACTCTCTATCTGTCAAGGGTTCTTTGAAATCATATGCTGAGTCATGGAAGTTGACTTCCACCAGGCTTAGCGGTCTGCTGAATTAATAGCATTTAAACACTTCAATTATAGCACCTCAGCCATGATACCAGAGGCAATGGTAGGTCCCAAGAGAGAATGTCTGGGACCAGAGGTATCATATAAATGCTTTCAGTCGACAAATCCTTCCACCTTCTGTCTAATAAACCTGTGTAAGCAAAAGCAAGCTGACTATGTTTCAAAACACCTGTGTCTCCAAATCAAGAAAGTTATCTAGACTACAACTGACAAACAAGTAATTAAATTCTCCCATGAAATAGCTATGAACTTCTCCAAAGTACACCGAGCCTGTCAACACATCAGGGCCTTAATCAACAAAGGGAGGTCATTAGTTATCTTTCaagcaaaatgtgtttttgaattTTGATCATTTCATATGAATTTCTTGCGTCTTACACTTTCATATCATTATAGAATATTAAAATTTTGAAGACAATCACTAGTGACAGCCCTAGTGTTCTGGGGTACAATAATCATTCACAGACTGTCATTGAAGATTGTGCCAGATCGTGTCAAGATAGTTCTTGTTTagtttttacaaaatgtttgGGAAACAcagtgtacttttttttattacaattactattactattactatataCTGTTTTCATGGAACCTGCCACTGAATTGCAGAAAGTAGGGGAACTGCTTTAGTATTAAATCAGTATTTCACCAGATATTTTAGCTTTGTTCCTCACTTCCTTACAGATTAGGAGTTTTAGGATTAGGCGCATTAATACATTGGACACCAATTTTGATATTGGGGTTTCTTTATTAGTTTTAAAGTTCCATTTGCAAATACAAGATAACATTCttttcacaaaataataaaacaaaaacgataacaaaacaacaaaataagtacaatcttgaatttttgttgaTGGAATATGCCAGATGTTGCATGCATAGAATAGCTGTATCATAGAATTCCAGCTGCCTGAAACTTAGTGAAGGCCTTATAGGATGAGGAATTGTATGTTCATATGTACAACcatatttctttgtgtgtggtATTAAGACATCAGCTCATTTCCGCCCTGTTCATTATTGCACCTTAGATAACGGGAAAATAAAGCCTCCCTGTGCTAAAACATAGTTTTAATCTTATCTGAAGGAGATAAACAAGACTTGCTTTTCCATGTCATTCAAGGACTGCTAACTAAAGCCTGTAGGAATAAAGCAGAGCCTCATGAGAACATAACAGGTatatagagacagagagtggTTTTGGTTTTACATGTGCCTGAAAGGCCAAGAGGATGTCAGATGTATCATGCATGGGATTTTGCGATTTCTATTCTTCAAAATCAATGTTTCTTATAATCCTTATACAATACAGGGTATGTGAATTTATTCACAACTCAGTTTTGTTGTAAACAAAATCACTTCAAAATTGTAAATCTGTTGAACTTTTCTTCCACACAGTATTGTATGTCTGTTGAAAAACACATGATTATGACATGTTAATTCAATGAAATTGTGTCTTCTTATGTTTATGAAAAGCAATAATCATTAATTATTGTCTACATATAGAATGGATTTGTATTATCCTTAATATGCAACAGATAAAACTGGTGCTGTCCTAATATTATGCCCCAATAcctgaaatgtaaaaattgcTAGTAATTCTGCCTTAATAGTGAAGTTCAGGAACAGCATGGAAGATTTCTCACCACCAAATATTTCATACACAACCTTTAAGCTAAATAGCTTTCTGGCCTTGGGAGGATGGAGACCTATATTATCCATACCATATTTCCTCATGCTTTTATTGTCTACTATATCAAACTCTATCATAATTTATTTAGTTGTATCTCAGAAGAGTTTACACGCTCCAATGTATGTTTTAATAGGTTTTATGAGTGTTGTAGACTTGTGTTGGCCAATAATCTTCGTGCCAAATTTGTTGCTTAACTTTTTATTTGACTGGAATGGAATTTCTCTTGTGAACTGtttaatacaaatgttttgCATTCAGATTATTGGTGGATTCCAGTCTACTACACTGGTGTGGATGGCACTAGATCGGTTCTTTGCAATATGCAGACCACTTTATTATCACAAATACATGGAACTACATAGCTTTCTGAAGTTTATTATTGTGCCACTTACCaggaattttttaattattattataatgatctGTTATGCTGGAAAATTGAATTTCTGTTCAACAAATGAGATAGATCACTGTTTTTGTGAACATATGGGATTGGTTCAGTTGGCATGTGGAGATACATCT carries:
- the LOC132858171 gene encoding olfactory receptor 52K2-like; protein product: MLATVQNISFITFTLTGFHDLGEWRPILTIPYLVMFLLSSSANLTIIYLIISQRALHSPMCILICLMAVVDFSLPIFCVPNMLLSFLFDWKGISLVSCLMQMFFIHFVGTFHSTILLWMALDRFFAICRPLYYHKYMGITNLLKFIIFPVIRNVFLITTMVSWAGKLTFCATNEIDHCFCEHMALVQLACGDISINNALGLLAIFLTITADFILISISYIVILSSVLKSGKSCLKAFNTCITHIIVMTVSLAFALIAFMSYRIRNNISPSIRVFLSTMYLLFPSCFNPIIYGVRTKEIREQFLKIMKHVKVFPK
- the LOC132858198 gene encoding olfactory receptor 52E4-like: MEDFSPPNISYTTFKLNSFLALGGWRPILSIPYFLMLLLSTISNSIIIYLVVSQKSLHAPMYVLIGFMSVVDLCWPIIFVPNLLLNFLFDWNGISLVNCLIQMFCIQIIGGFQSTTLVWMALDRFFAICRPLYYHKYMELHSFLKFIIVPLTRNFLIIIIMICYAGKLNFCSTNEIDHCFCEHMGLVQLACGDTSINNLIGLLSAFLIPTADFLFITASYVIIFASVMKSGKAHLKAINTCITHIIVMTVNLAFALIAFMSYRIRNNFDPNIRVFLSTMYILFPSCFNPIIYGIRITEIRKQFLKLLNNLKVLPQ